In Paenibacillus sp. 1781tsa1, one DNA window encodes the following:
- a CDS encoding helix-turn-helix domain-containing protein, which translates to MSDDENAKQICTKVEQSYQIIGRKWVALIIHALMEEPKRFSEIHAYIPDLSKRVLNERMKELEEEGLVVRHVVTERPVRTEYMLSRKGTELGRALSAVERWADKWL; encoded by the coding sequence ATGAGCGATGATGAGAATGCCAAGCAAATATGCACAAAAGTGGAACAATCTTATCAGATCATTGGCCGAAAATGGGTAGCCCTCATTATTCATGCATTGATGGAGGAGCCCAAACGCTTCAGTGAGATTCACGCTTATATCCCTGACTTGAGCAAACGTGTGTTAAATGAGCGAATGAAGGAATTGGAGGAAGAAGGACTCGTGGTTCGTCATGTGGTCACGGAACGTCCAGTTCGGACTGAATATATGTTGTCACGAAAAGGCACGGAACTAGGGAGAGCACTAAGCGCTGTGGAACGTTGGGCTGATAAGTGGCTATAA
- the zwf gene encoding glucose-6-phosphate dehydrogenase, giving the protein MDAMTFVLFGATGDLAKRKIYPALYNLYMDQKMPKSFSVIGLGRRELSDADFQANVEKSLHEFSRQTPEEASQVRDFIGAFRYCSLNNTKLEDYTKLLELVQQREQELNIPENRMFYMSVAPEFFEPIALNIQESGLGNTKGWKKLIIEKPFGHDLQSARDLNEKLSNTFAEEEIYRIDHFLGKPMVQNIETLTYANPVIQALWSNRYIANVQITASETVGVEERAAYYDQSGALRDMFQNHMLQLLMMIGLHLPKRCTPEEIQFKKQKIAEALRPLTKENIASEVVRAQYAAGELQGSSVVGYLDEPGIPAGSQNETYVAARLWIDDPFWSEVPFYIRTGKRLAEKSTRIVVEFKSPLKTGHESENTTEPNLLTIEIGPGESISLQLNAKNPLNHGEVEPMHMTFNSGKRNIPEAYENLIFDAMRGDSTFFAHWNEVELAWQWVQPIQEAFEAGSVPLDTYSAGSHGPDSADRLTAEDGYRWW; this is encoded by the coding sequence ATGGATGCAATGACATTTGTCCTGTTCGGGGCAACAGGCGATTTAGCCAAACGTAAGATTTACCCTGCATTATATAACTTGTACATGGATCAGAAAATGCCGAAATCCTTCTCCGTTATTGGTTTGGGACGGCGTGAATTGTCGGATGCGGACTTTCAGGCAAATGTAGAAAAGTCACTTCATGAATTCTCTCGTCAGACCCCTGAAGAAGCATCTCAGGTTCGTGATTTCATTGGCGCTTTCCGTTATTGTTCTTTAAATAATACGAAGCTTGAAGATTACACCAAATTGTTGGAACTCGTTCAACAGCGTGAACAAGAGCTTAACATTCCCGAAAATCGCATGTTCTACATGTCGGTGGCACCGGAATTCTTTGAGCCGATCGCATTGAACATTCAAGAAAGTGGCTTGGGTAACACCAAAGGCTGGAAAAAACTGATTATCGAAAAACCTTTCGGACACGATCTGCAATCGGCTCGTGATCTGAACGAGAAACTGAGCAATACCTTTGCGGAAGAAGAGATCTATCGCATTGACCATTTCCTTGGTAAACCAATGGTTCAAAATATTGAGACGCTTACCTATGCGAATCCGGTAATTCAGGCCTTGTGGTCTAACCGTTATATTGCCAACGTACAGATTACGGCAAGTGAGACGGTGGGTGTTGAAGAACGTGCTGCGTATTACGACCAAAGTGGTGCGCTTCGTGACATGTTCCAAAACCATATGCTCCAGTTGCTTATGATGATTGGTTTGCATCTGCCAAAACGTTGCACACCGGAAGAAATTCAATTCAAAAAACAAAAAATTGCTGAAGCGCTTCGTCCTTTGACGAAAGAAAATATTGCCTCTGAAGTTGTTCGTGCGCAATATGCAGCAGGTGAATTGCAAGGTTCCTCGGTTGTTGGATATTTGGACGAGCCTGGCATCCCTGCCGGATCTCAGAACGAGACCTATGTTGCCGCAAGACTGTGGATCGATGATCCATTCTGGAGCGAGGTACCATTTTATATCCGTACAGGTAAACGTCTGGCTGAGAAATCCACGAGAATCGTGGTTGAATTCAAATCGCCACTCAAAACGGGTCATGAATCCGAGAACACAACGGAACCTAACCTGCTTACGATTGAAATTGGTCCGGGAGAAAGTATTTCCCTTCAATTAAATGCGAAGAATCCATTGAACCATGGTGAAGTGGAACCGATGCATATGACCTTCAACTCAGGCAAACGTAACATCCCTGAAGCGTACGAGAATCTGATCTTTGACGCTATGCGTGGTGATTCCACCTTCTTCGCTCACTGGAACGAAGTGGAGCTGGCATGGCAGTGGGTTCAACCGATTCAGGAAGCATTCGAAGCTGGCAGCGTGCCACTGGATACGTACAGTGCAGGTTCGCATGGACCAGATTCAGCAGATCGCCTGACAGCCGAAGATGGCTACCGTTGGTGGTAA